In a genomic window of Acidobacteriota bacterium:
- a CDS encoding acetoacetate--CoA ligase, giving the protein MTTAPLWRPSPGRVAAARLTAFARHATSCAGRDLATYDDLYRFSLDEPGAFWSAIWDFCGVVAAAKGDVAVIDAHRMPGARFFPDARLNFAENLLREADDRLALVFRPEGGAREAWTRAELYDEVSRLVQVFREWGIGPGDRVGAYLPNMPAAIVGMLATAAVGAAWSSCSPDFGVQGVVDRFGQIAPRVLLCTDGYTYHGRVHDTLGKVAEVVARLPAVERVVVFPLAGRGEAPPLPGAAAWPELRAGVRPAQIEFEPFPFDHPLYILYSSGTTGVPKCIVHGAGGTLLQHLKEHQLHCDIHPGDRVFYFTTCGWMMWNWLASALASEAALLLYDGSPFHPDGRVLFDLADEEGMTLFGTSAKFIASVEKAGLAPGESHRLDSLRTITSTGSPLAPESFDFVYRRIKADVHLASISGGTDIVSCFVLGDPTGPVFRGEIQRRGLGMQVEVFDESGRSVRGRKGELVCTAPFPSMPLGFWNDADGRKYRDAYFSRFPGVWCHGDYAELTDHDGVIIYGRSDAVLNPGGVRIGTAEIYRQVEQLDEVVESLVVGQQIAGDERVVLFVRLRDGVTLDAALVDRIRRHIRQNTTPRHVPERVVAVTDIPRTRSGKIVELAVRDVIHGREVRNLEALANPEALDQFRGRPELG; this is encoded by the coding sequence GCGTTCTGGTCGGCCATCTGGGACTTCTGTGGTGTCGTCGCCGCGGCGAAGGGTGACGTCGCGGTCATCGATGCCCACCGAATGCCGGGCGCCCGGTTCTTCCCCGATGCGCGGCTCAACTTCGCCGAAAACCTGCTGCGGGAGGCCGACGACCGGCTCGCCCTCGTGTTCCGCCCCGAAGGGGGAGCCCGGGAGGCGTGGACGCGCGCGGAGCTGTACGACGAGGTCTCGCGCCTCGTCCAGGTGTTCCGCGAGTGGGGCATCGGGCCGGGCGATCGTGTCGGCGCCTACCTGCCCAACATGCCGGCGGCCATCGTGGGCATGCTGGCCACCGCGGCCGTCGGTGCGGCCTGGTCGTCGTGCTCGCCCGACTTCGGCGTGCAGGGCGTCGTCGATCGCTTCGGCCAGATCGCGCCGCGCGTGCTGCTGTGCACCGACGGCTACACGTATCACGGCCGAGTGCACGACACGCTCGGTAAGGTCGCCGAGGTCGTGGCCAGGCTGCCGGCCGTCGAACGGGTTGTCGTCTTTCCGCTGGCCGGTCGCGGAGAGGCGCCGCCGCTGCCCGGTGCGGCGGCGTGGCCCGAGCTCCGGGCGGGCGTGCGGCCCGCGCAGATCGAGTTCGAGCCGTTCCCTTTCGATCACCCGCTGTACATCCTCTATTCGTCGGGTACGACCGGCGTGCCCAAGTGCATCGTGCACGGGGCGGGAGGCACGCTGCTGCAGCACCTCAAGGAACATCAGCTCCACTGCGACATCCACCCGGGCGACCGCGTCTTCTACTTCACCACGTGCGGCTGGATGATGTGGAACTGGCTGGCCTCGGCGCTCGCGTCGGAGGCCGCGCTCCTGCTCTACGACGGGTCGCCCTTCCACCCCGACGGGCGTGTGCTGTTCGACCTCGCCGACGAGGAGGGCATGACGCTGTTCGGCACGTCGGCGAAGTTCATCGCCTCGGTCGAGAAGGCGGGGCTCGCGCCCGGCGAGAGCCACCGGCTCGACTCGCTGCGCACGATCACGTCGACGGGGTCGCCGCTCGCGCCCGAGAGTTTCGACTTCGTGTACCGTCGGATCAAGGCCGACGTGCACCTCGCGTCGATCTCCGGCGGCACCGACATCGTGAGCTGCTTCGTGCTCGGCGATCCCACCGGGCCGGTCTTTCGGGGCGAGATTCAACGACGTGGCCTCGGCATGCAGGTCGAGGTCTTCGACGAGTCCGGGCGCTCCGTGCGCGGACGCAAGGGCGAGCTGGTGTGCACGGCGCCGTTCCCCTCGATGCCGCTCGGCTTCTGGAACGACGCCGACGGCCGCAAGTACCGCGACGCGTACTTTTCACGCTTCCCCGGCGTGTGGTGTCACGGCGACTACGCGGAGCTGACCGATCACGACGGCGTGATCATCTACGGCCGGTCGGACGCGGTGCTGAACCCTGGCGGCGTGCGAATCGGCACCGCCGAGATCTACCGCCAGGTCGAGCAGCTCGACGAGGTCGTCGAGAGCCTCGTCGTCGGCCAGCAGATCGCCGGCGACGAGCGGGTGGTGCTCTTCGTGCGGCTGCGCGACGGCGTCACGCTCGATGCGGCGCTCGTCGATCGCATCAGGCGGCACATCCGACAGAACACCACGCCGCGCCACGTGCCCGAGCGGGTTGTCGCCGTGACGGACATCCCGCGCACCCGCAGCGGGAAGATCGTGGAACTCGCCGTGCGCGACGTGATTCACGGACGCGAGGTCCGCAATCTCGAGGCGCTGGCCAACCCGGAAGCGCTCGACCAGTTCCGCGGTCGCCCCGAACTGGGGTGA